One genomic segment of Rhizobium gallicum bv. gallicum R602sp includes these proteins:
- a CDS encoding Crp/Fnr family transcriptional regulator codes for MPDRNATRNTLIAAMDEETAWAVLDASERVELDVHYQLQAPNTPNDYVYFPESGVTSIVAHAPGGLKIETGIIGKEGMVGITVLSGVNQSPHEIFVQMATTARRIPVDQMRSLIADNQALQDLLVRYLHTVHLQVACTALANGRTTIVQRLARWLLMCHDRVGSPRLSLTHEFLSLMLGTRRAGVTTALHILEGEHLIRSERSICTITDRAGLKARAGGIYGIPEAEYRRLIGVSAQDQDAIINATAASDSYRHGNTRSEAALKH; via the coding sequence ATGCCCGACCGAAACGCAACGCGCAATACCCTCATCGCAGCGATGGATGAAGAAACGGCCTGGGCCGTTCTGGACGCATCGGAGCGCGTCGAGCTCGATGTCCATTACCAGCTGCAGGCCCCCAACACTCCAAACGACTACGTTTATTTTCCGGAATCAGGCGTCACCTCAATTGTGGCCCATGCCCCGGGCGGTTTGAAGATCGAAACCGGCATTATCGGAAAGGAGGGAATGGTTGGAATTACCGTGCTCTCGGGAGTCAATCAATCTCCCCATGAGATATTCGTCCAGATGGCCACCACCGCTCGACGCATACCCGTTGACCAGATGCGGTCCTTGATCGCGGACAACCAGGCTCTTCAAGACCTCCTCGTCCGGTATTTGCACACCGTACATTTGCAGGTTGCCTGCACGGCGCTCGCAAACGGGAGGACGACAATTGTTCAGCGGCTGGCTCGCTGGCTGCTGATGTGTCACGATCGGGTCGGCAGCCCGAGGCTGTCACTGACCCACGAGTTCCTGTCCTTGATGCTGGGCACCCGCAGGGCCGGTGTCACAACGGCGTTGCACATTCTGGAAGGTGAGCATCTGATACGATCCGAGCGATCTATTTGCACCATCACCGACCGGGCCGGCCTTAAAGCACGCGCCGGCGGCATTTACGGTATACCCGAGGCGGAATACCGTCGGCTAATTGGCGTAAGCGCACAAGATCAGGATGCGATCATCAATGCGACGGCGGCCTCGGATAGTTATCGTCATGGCAACACCCGAAGTGAAGCAGCTTTGAAGCACTAG
- a CDS encoding ferritin-like domain-containing protein, whose translation MSTAQDNLVAWLRDAHAMEKQAETMLKAQYERIKNYPDLKARIGQHLEETRQQAKSLETCLNQIGGGSSTIKDMAGKITAFGQGLSGLFVSDEIVKGSLASYTFEHFEIASYRILIAAAEFAGDRQTKAVCEGILKEEIAMAKWLEDNLSGVTEAFLTRAEADITAKR comes from the coding sequence ATGTCTACTGCGCAAGACAATCTCGTCGCTTGGCTCCGTGACGCTCACGCGATGGAAAAGCAGGCCGAAACGATGCTGAAGGCACAATACGAGCGCATCAAAAACTATCCGGATCTGAAGGCACGCATCGGTCAGCATCTCGAAGAAACCAGGCAGCAGGCAAAATCACTGGAGACTTGCCTGAACCAAATAGGTGGCGGGTCCTCGACCATCAAGGACATGGCCGGAAAGATAACCGCCTTCGGGCAGGGCCTCAGCGGCCTGTTTGTGAGCGATGAGATCGTCAAAGGATCGCTGGCGAGCTACACGTTCGAGCATTTTGAGATTGCCAGCTACAGGATTCTCATTGCCGCCGCAGAGTTTGCCGGCGACCGGCAAACGAAGGCGGTCTGCGAAGGCATCCTGAAAGAAGAGATCGCCATGGCAAAGTGGCTGGAAGACAATCTTTCCGGTGTAACCGAGGCTTTTCTTACGCGCGCCGAAGCCGACATCACGGCAAAGCGGTAA
- a CDS encoding DUF1236 domain-containing protein → MKKLVISAVSLFLSIGGAAIAQTATVTVPGEVRTYVLEQKSPSVKFEGEVAVGTTLPDTVEIHTIPDQPDYGYVVVNEKRVLVNPKTRAVIEVVE, encoded by the coding sequence ATGAAAAAACTGGTCATCTCTGCCGTATCGCTGTTTCTGTCGATCGGGGGCGCGGCGATCGCGCAAACAGCGACGGTCACCGTTCCCGGCGAGGTCAGAACCTATGTTCTTGAGCAGAAATCGCCATCGGTCAAATTCGAAGGTGAGGTTGCGGTCGGTACGACGCTTCCTGATACGGTCGAGATCCACACGATCCCTGATCAGCCGGATTACGGTTATGTGGTCGTCAACGAAAAGCGCGTGCTCGTCAATCCGAAGACCCGCGCGGTGATCGAGGTCGTCGAGTAA
- a CDS encoding IS256-like element ISRm5 family transposase: MTKTEGKTASAAVKDILLSNPDGLREVIRTVMQEVLEAEMDEALGAAKGERTPERLGYRSGHYGRTLITRVGKLELRVPQDRSGHFSTELFERYQRSERALVATLAEMYVQGVSTRKVKAITEELCGHAFSASSISAINKRLDESLKAFAERPLQEPFAYLILDARYEKVREAGVVMSQAVLIAVGIDWDGRRQILSVEMAGRESRSAWKDFLVRLKGRGLKGVELVVSDDHAGLVAAIGEVIPEAAWQRCYVHFLRNALDHLPRKHGDDCLQELRWLYDRRDLDEAKADLAAWLGKWSVRYPRLTSWVEETIEQTLTFFRLPRQHHKHLKSTNMLERLNEEIRRRTYVVRIFPNTESCLRLVRALAVETHENWMEANRYINMDDLREHKKLALRQAA; this comes from the coding sequence ATGACCAAGACTGAAGGTAAGACAGCGAGCGCCGCCGTCAAAGACATTTTGCTTTCGAACCCCGATGGGCTGCGCGAGGTGATCCGCACCGTGATGCAGGAGGTATTGGAAGCGGAGATGGACGAGGCGCTGGGAGCTGCGAAAGGCGAGCGCACGCCGGAGCGGCTCGGCTACCGCTCGGGCCACTATGGCCGCACGCTGATCACGCGGGTGGGCAAGCTCGAGCTGCGGGTGCCGCAGGATCGCTCGGGGCACTTCTCCACCGAATTGTTCGAACGCTATCAGCGCTCCGAGCGGGCGCTGGTGGCAACCTTGGCGGAGATGTATGTGCAAGGAGTGTCGACGCGGAAGGTCAAGGCGATCACCGAGGAGCTGTGCGGCCATGCCTTCTCGGCGTCGTCGATCTCGGCGATCAACAAGCGGCTGGACGAGAGCCTGAAGGCCTTTGCCGAGCGCCCGCTTCAAGAGCCGTTTGCCTACCTGATCCTCGATGCCCGTTATGAGAAGGTGCGCGAGGCCGGTGTGGTGATGAGCCAGGCGGTGTTGATCGCTGTCGGCATCGACTGGGACGGGCGGCGGCAGATCCTGTCGGTCGAGATGGCCGGCCGTGAAAGCCGTTCCGCCTGGAAGGACTTCCTCGTCAGGCTGAAAGGGCGCGGTTTGAAGGGCGTCGAACTGGTGGTCTCCGACGACCATGCCGGTCTCGTCGCGGCAATTGGCGAGGTGATCCCGGAAGCTGCCTGGCAGCGCTGTTACGTGCATTTCCTCAGGAACGCCCTCGATCATCTGCCGCGCAAGCATGGCGACGATTGCCTGCAGGAGCTTCGATGGCTTTATGATCGCCGCGATCTCGACGAGGCGAAGGCCGATCTCGCCGCCTGGCTGGGAAAATGGTCGGTCCGCTATCCGCGCCTGACCTCCTGGGTCGAGGAAACCATCGAGCAGACGCTGACCTTCTTTCGTCTGCCGCGCCAGCATCACAAGCACCTCAAGAGCACCAACATGCTGGAACGCCTCAACGAGGAAATCCGCCGCAGAACCTACGTCGTGCGCATCTTTCCCAATACCGAGAGCTGCCTACGCCTCGTCCGCGCGCTCGCCGTCGAAACCCACGAAAACTGGATGGAGGCCAATCGCTACATCAACATGGACGATCTGCGAGAGCACAAGAAACTCGCACTCCGTCAAGCCGCATGA
- the mnmA gene encoding tRNA 2-thiouridine(34) synthase MnmA: MNTLDFDKKPEDTRVVVAMSGGVDSSVVAGILKRQGYDVLGITLQLYDHGAAVHRAGSCCAGQDIDDARRVCETLGIPHYVLDYEKRFRDTVINPFMESYVAGETPIPCVSCNQTVKFADLLATAKELGADALATGHYIRSRPNPASGNPSRRALYRPADADRDQSYFLFATTQEQIDYLRFPLGGLPKAETRRLAEEMGLVVAKKADSQDICFVPQGKYSDIITKLKPNSALAGEIVHLDGRVLGSHDGILHYTIGQRRGIGVATGEPLYVVFLDARSRRVIVGPKEALETHRVYLRDVNWLGDEPLSEAASEEGFACYAKVRSTRAPAPAALRADAHGIYVDLTVGEAGVAPGQACALYSAPGDDARVFGGGFVERSEREPAAEASLNALLSGPVAA, translated from the coding sequence GTGAACACACTGGATTTTGACAAGAAGCCGGAAGATACGCGCGTTGTCGTCGCGATGTCGGGCGGCGTCGACAGTTCCGTCGTTGCCGGCATCTTGAAGCGCCAGGGCTACGATGTGCTCGGTATCACGCTGCAGCTTTACGACCATGGCGCGGCCGTTCACCGGGCCGGCTCGTGCTGTGCCGGGCAGGACATCGACGATGCGCGGCGTGTCTGCGAAACGCTCGGCATTCCGCATTACGTGCTCGATTACGAGAAGCGCTTCCGCGACACCGTCATCAATCCCTTCATGGAAAGCTATGTCGCCGGCGAAACGCCGATCCCTTGCGTGTCCTGCAATCAGACCGTCAAGTTCGCCGATCTTCTGGCAACCGCCAAGGAACTCGGCGCCGATGCGTTGGCGACCGGCCATTACATCCGTTCGCGCCCGAATCCGGCATCTGGCAACCCCAGCCGCCGCGCGCTTTACCGCCCGGCCGATGCCGATCGTGACCAGAGCTATTTCCTGTTTGCGACCACGCAGGAACAGATCGACTATTTACGCTTCCCGCTCGGCGGGTTGCCGAAGGCCGAGACGCGCAGGCTTGCCGAGGAGATGGGGCTCGTCGTTGCCAAGAAGGCCGACAGCCAGGACATCTGTTTCGTGCCGCAGGGCAAATATTCCGATATCATCACCAAGCTGAAGCCGAACTCGGCGCTGGCGGGCGAGATCGTGCATCTCGACGGCCGCGTCCTCGGCAGCCATGACGGAATCCTTCATTATACGATCGGCCAGCGCCGCGGAATCGGCGTTGCCACCGGCGAGCCGCTCTATGTTGTCTTTCTCGATGCGCGCTCCCGCCGTGTTATTGTCGGTCCCAAGGAAGCGCTGGAGACACACCGCGTCTATCTTCGCGACGTCAACTGGCTCGGCGACGAACCGCTTTCCGAAGCTGCGTCGGAGGAAGGTTTTGCCTGCTACGCGAAGGTTCGCTCTACCCGGGCGCCGGCACCGGCCGCTCTCCGTGCCGATGCGCACGGCATCTATGTCGACCTGACCGTCGGCGAAGCCGGCGTAGCACCTGGTCAGGCCTGCGCGCTTTATTCGGCGCCGGGCGATGACGCCCGCGTCTTCGGCGGCGGCTTTGTCGAGCGTTCAGAGCGCGAGCCGGCGGCCGAAGCCTCGCTGAACGCCCTGCTTTCCGGACCCGTCGCCGCCTGA
- a CDS encoding mechanosensitive ion channel family protein, with translation MSDLVNDIRGQGIWLPDWVASICTFAILVAFSLFFHRVAFRLLTRLVASHDLFWRSLVSRLEGMARLAILAAALGFAATISPLTEYQASTLRHVLLIAFIILVAWMAKTAKHIWMTVYLRRFKLDAEDNLLARKHVTQSRIIERIADMIIVVVTISACMMTFDAVKQYGVSLLASAGVAGIVVGLALQPVLKNLFAGIQLAITQPIRIDDALLVEGEWGNVEEITSTYVVVKIWDWRRLVLPLSYFIENPFQNWTRESASLIGTVMIYLDYSVPVSAIRAKAEEILAGSKLWDRRVVNVAVTDFRESVMEIRILASASNSARTFDLRCEIREKLIDFIQREYPQALPQLRAMLESREERGRRAAAE, from the coding sequence ATGTCCGACCTTGTGAACGATATTCGCGGCCAAGGCATCTGGCTGCCTGATTGGGTGGCAAGCATTTGCACCTTCGCTATCCTAGTGGCGTTCTCGCTTTTCTTCCATCGCGTGGCTTTCCGGCTTCTGACACGCCTCGTCGCCTCACACGATCTCTTCTGGCGGTCGCTCGTCTCCCGGCTCGAGGGCATGGCGCGGCTAGCAATCCTGGCTGCCGCGCTGGGCTTTGCCGCCACGATTTCACCGCTCACGGAATATCAGGCCTCGACGTTGCGCCACGTGTTGCTGATCGCCTTCATCATCCTCGTTGCTTGGATGGCGAAGACTGCCAAGCATATCTGGATGACGGTCTATCTGCGGCGCTTCAAGCTGGACGCCGAGGACAATCTGCTCGCGCGCAAGCATGTCACGCAGTCGCGGATCATCGAGCGGATCGCAGACATGATCATCGTCGTCGTGACGATTTCCGCCTGCATGATGACGTTCGACGCAGTCAAGCAATATGGCGTGAGCCTTCTCGCATCAGCCGGCGTTGCCGGCATCGTCGTCGGTCTGGCTTTGCAGCCGGTCCTGAAAAATCTCTTCGCCGGCATTCAGCTTGCAATCACGCAGCCGATCCGCATCGACGATGCGCTTCTGGTCGAGGGCGAATGGGGCAATGTCGAGGAGATCACCTCGACTTACGTCGTCGTGAAGATATGGGACTGGCGCCGCCTCGTCCTGCCGCTCAGCTATTTTATCGAGAACCCGTTCCAGAACTGGACGCGCGAGAGCGCATCGTTGATCGGTACGGTCATGATCTATCTTGACTACAGCGTGCCGGTTTCCGCGATCCGCGCCAAGGCCGAGGAGATACTGGCTGGCTCCAAGCTCTGGGATCGGAGGGTGGTCAACGTCGCCGTCACCGATTTCAGGGAGAGCGTCATGGAAATCCGCATCCTCGCCTCAGCCTCGAATTCCGCGCGAACCTTCGATCTGCGCTGCGAAATCCGCGAAAAGCTGATCGATTTCATCCAACGCGAATATCCGCAGGCCTTGCCGCAGCTCAGAGCGATGCTGGAGAGCCGGGAGGAGAGGGGGCGCAGGGCGGCAGCAGAATAG
- a CDS encoding erythromycin esterase family protein, with protein sequence MTLLELKPNQADGIAHAIRHACEPLPHPAHMIEFGAFFDPYIDSSKVVLLGEASHGTSEFYQARAAITRNLIENHGFNIIAVEADWPDAERIDRHVRHRNVRTYDAESFIRFPDWMWRNAEFEQFVSWLRSYNESLAPDRRVEFRGLDIYSLNSSLKAVLNYLQRIDPEEAIAARRRYACLTPWQERPAGYAHAILSGVQEECEPAVVAQLQELLARELDYAAADGEDFLDAAQNARIVATAEHYYRAMYRSGNDSWNLRDKHMFETLQKLMEYRPDAKAVVWAHNSHIGNAAATAMGWDGQFNIGELARIAYGEEVLLVGFGTDRGTVAAADDWDQPVKIKTINPSRPDSYERVFRQTAIPRSLTDLRGTRDRAVREILSERRLERAIGVVYRPDSEFYSHYFEAVLPEQFDCYLWFEETKAVNPLAAVRPQGVPETYPFGL encoded by the coding sequence GTGACTCTCCTGGAACTTAAACCGAACCAGGCGGACGGCATCGCGCACGCAATTCGCCATGCATGCGAACCGCTGCCTCATCCCGCTCATATGATCGAATTCGGCGCGTTCTTTGATCCATATATCGATAGCTCGAAGGTCGTCCTCCTCGGCGAGGCGTCGCACGGCACCTCCGAGTTCTACCAGGCGCGCGCGGCAATCACCCGAAACCTTATCGAAAATCACGGTTTCAACATTATCGCCGTCGAAGCCGATTGGCCCGACGCCGAAAGGATCGACCGGCATGTGCGCCACCGCAACGTGCGAACTTACGACGCAGAGTCGTTTATACGTTTTCCCGATTGGATGTGGCGGAACGCCGAGTTCGAGCAGTTCGTCTCATGGCTGCGCAGCTACAATGAGAGCCTCGCGCCGGACCGGCGCGTCGAATTCCGCGGCTTGGATATCTACTCACTGAATAGCTCGCTCAAAGCCGTGCTCAATTACCTCCAGCGTATCGATCCCGAGGAGGCGATAGCAGCCCGCCGCCGCTATGCCTGCCTGACGCCATGGCAGGAGCGGCCCGCGGGCTATGCCCATGCCATCCTTTCCGGCGTTCAGGAGGAATGCGAACCGGCCGTCGTCGCACAGTTGCAGGAACTGCTCGCCCGCGAGCTCGATTATGCCGCCGCTGACGGCGAGGACTTTCTCGATGCAGCTCAAAATGCGCGTATCGTCGCAACCGCCGAACACTATTATCGGGCGATGTACCGGAGCGGCAACGATTCCTGGAACCTGCGCGACAAGCATATGTTCGAAACGCTCCAGAAGCTCATGGAGTATCGGCCAGATGCAAAGGCTGTCGTATGGGCCCACAATTCGCACATCGGCAATGCGGCTGCCACCGCCATGGGCTGGGACGGCCAGTTCAACATCGGCGAGCTTGCCCGGATCGCCTATGGCGAGGAGGTCCTCCTCGTGGGCTTCGGGACGGACCGCGGTACTGTGGCGGCCGCCGACGACTGGGATCAGCCGGTAAAAATTAAGACCATCAATCCTTCGCGTCCGGACTCCTACGAGCGTGTTTTCCGGCAGACCGCGATACCAAGATCGCTGACCGACCTGCGTGGAACCCGCGATCGGGCAGTGCGCGAGATACTGTCGGAACGACGACTTGAACGCGCCATCGGCGTTGTCTACCGGCCCGACAGCGAATTCTACAGCCACTATTTCGAAGCGGTGCTTCCGGAACAGTTCGACTGCTACCTTTGGTTCGAAGAAACGAAAGCCGTGAATCCGCTTGCCGCCGTGCGCCCGCAAGGCGTGCCCGAAACCTATCCGTTCGGATTGTGA
- a CDS encoding phosphoribosyltransferase, translating into MQSALRFYDRADAGRRLAEAIGARNDAPVVLGLPRGGVPVAFELARCLHAPLDILLVRKIGAPGYPEYAIGAVVDGKNPQRVMNEDVLAYCGASLDYFEKEAARQLEEIERRRKVYLGDRPPTDLANRSVILVDDGIATGASVKAGLKALRQAGAAHITLAVPVAPRMVIEELRAQVDEVFCLSAPEDLQAVSLHYDDFNQTSDGEVTELLARTAYGDLPKD; encoded by the coding sequence ATGCAGAGCGCTCTCCGCTTTTATGATCGTGCCGACGCGGGCAGAAGGCTTGCCGAGGCCATTGGCGCACGAAACGATGCCCCGGTCGTGCTCGGTCTGCCGCGCGGCGGCGTGCCTGTGGCATTCGAACTGGCGCGCTGCCTGCACGCGCCGCTCGATATCCTCCTCGTCCGCAAGATCGGGGCGCCTGGCTATCCGGAATATGCCATCGGCGCTGTCGTCGACGGCAAAAATCCACAACGCGTGATGAACGAAGACGTCCTTGCCTACTGCGGCGCGTCCCTCGATTATTTCGAGAAAGAGGCAGCCCGCCAACTCGAAGAGATAGAAAGGCGCCGCAAGGTTTATCTCGGTGATCGCCCACCGACTGATCTTGCGAACCGGAGCGTCATTCTCGTCGACGACGGCATTGCCACCGGCGCATCGGTAAAGGCTGGATTGAAGGCGCTCCGGCAGGCGGGTGCGGCCCATATCACACTTGCGGTCCCGGTTGCGCCGCGGATGGTAATCGAGGAACTGAGGGCGCAAGTCGACGAAGTCTTCTGTCTATCCGCGCCCGAAGACCTCCAGGCGGTCAGCCTTCACTATGACGATTTCAATCAGACCAGCGATGGTGAGGTCACCGAGTTGCTTGCAAGGACTGCCTACGGCGACCTCCCGAAGGACTGA
- a CDS encoding MerR family transcriptional regulator — MKKITIGDAARQSGVKVPTIRYYESIGLLAAPSRSEGNQRSYEPADIRRLAFIRHARELGFEVGSIRTLLALQDDPDQSCASADAIAKARLIEVEQRIRSLMALKAELEIMVEGCGHGRVDQCRVIEVLADHGQCMHPHH, encoded by the coding sequence ATGAAAAAGATCACGATCGGCGATGCAGCCCGCCAGAGCGGGGTGAAGGTTCCGACGATCCGCTACTATGAGAGCATCGGGCTGCTGGCGGCACCCAGCCGCAGCGAGGGCAACCAGCGCTCCTATGAACCTGCCGACATCCGCCGCCTTGCCTTCATCCGCCATGCCCGCGAACTCGGCTTCGAGGTCGGTTCCATCCGAACCTTGCTGGCGCTGCAGGATGATCCCGATCAATCCTGCGCTTCCGCCGATGCGATCGCCAAAGCGCGGCTCATCGAGGTCGAACAGCGTATTCGCAGCCTCATGGCATTGAAAGCCGAGCTGGAGATCATGGTCGAAGGCTGCGGCCACGGCCGTGTGGATCAGTGCCGGGTCATCGAAGTCCTTGCCGATCACGGCCAGTGCATGCATCCGCACCACTGA
- a CDS encoding heavy metal translocating P-type ATPase → MAEAARAKYKVGGMDCASCAAKIDTAVRRIAGVEDVSVSMAAGTMTISHDGTSDLKAIEKKVTGLGYSVLAMPSKAPDYDHAAQGHKHGHTDRDHHGHTHSEKDITGLHGYEHGQMGGLWWQSRKGRLTIAAGAALAAAYVAGHLMPAIASYAFVAAVLIGLVPIARRAITAALSGTPFSIEMLMTIAAIGAVIIDAGEEAAAVVFLFLVGELLEGVAAGRARASIQSLTALVPKNALLEENGQTREVPAETLAVGSTILVRPGDRISADGVIVSGESAIDEAPVTGESVPVRKGTDDTVFAGTVNGDGALRIKVTAASADNTIARVIKLVEEAQESKAPTERFIDRFSRYYTPGVVAAAALVAIIPPLLFDGTWDEWIYKGLAILLIGCPCALVISTPAAIAASLSAGARRGLLMKGGAVLETLGKVTAVALDKTGTLTEGKPRVTDIVPFELTGAQVLSRTAVLERNSSHPLALAILDRAKSDKVPVPPAFEVEAIPGKGMTGRVGGERLDLLSPSAARETGALTAEQDKRIAALNEQGKSVSVLLVDGKAAGFIAMRDEPRGDAKAGLKMLSDAGVRIIMLTGDNERTAKAIGEQLGIDIRAELMPGDKQRIVGELKREGFIVAKVGDGINDAPALAAADVGIAMGGGTDVALETADAAVLHGRVGDVAAMIELSKRTMRNIFENIAIALGLKAVFLVTTVIGLTGLWPAILADTGATVLVTLNALRLLRPVR, encoded by the coding sequence ATGGCTGAAGCGGCTCGGGCGAAATACAAAGTTGGCGGCATGGACTGCGCATCCTGCGCGGCGAAGATAGACACCGCAGTCCGCCGCATTGCCGGCGTCGAGGACGTTTCCGTTTCCATGGCCGCCGGCACGATGACCATCAGCCATGACGGTACCAGTGATCTGAAAGCGATCGAGAAGAAGGTGACCGGTCTCGGCTATTCTGTCCTGGCGATGCCGTCGAAGGCGCCGGATTACGATCACGCTGCGCAAGGCCATAAGCATGGTCATACCGATCGTGATCACCATGGGCATACTCATTCTGAAAAGGACATCACGGGGCTGCATGGCTACGAGCATGGGCAGATGGGCGGCCTCTGGTGGCAAAGCAGGAAAGGGCGGCTGACGATCGCAGCCGGTGCGGCTCTTGCCGCGGCCTATGTTGCCGGGCATCTCATGCCGGCGATCGCCTCCTACGCCTTTGTTGCCGCCGTACTGATCGGTCTTGTACCGATCGCCCGCCGCGCGATCACGGCGGCACTTTCCGGAACCCCGTTTTCGATCGAGATGCTGATGACGATCGCGGCCATCGGCGCCGTTATCATCGACGCCGGAGAGGAGGCCGCAGCCGTCGTCTTCCTCTTTCTGGTCGGCGAGTTGCTGGAAGGAGTTGCCGCCGGACGTGCTCGGGCGAGCATTCAATCACTGACGGCGCTCGTGCCGAAGAACGCCTTGCTGGAGGAAAACGGCCAAACGCGCGAAGTGCCGGCGGAAACGCTCGCTGTTGGCTCCACCATCCTCGTCCGCCCGGGCGACCGGATTTCCGCTGACGGCGTCATCGTCTCGGGCGAAAGCGCGATCGACGAGGCGCCTGTGACGGGGGAAAGCGTACCGGTGCGCAAAGGTACCGATGACACGGTCTTTGCCGGAACGGTGAACGGTGATGGCGCGCTCCGTATCAAGGTAACTGCTGCAAGTGCCGACAACACGATCGCCCGCGTCATCAAACTCGTCGAGGAAGCGCAAGAATCGAAGGCGCCCACCGAGCGTTTCATCGACCGCTTCTCGCGCTATTATACGCCAGGCGTCGTCGCCGCCGCGGCATTGGTCGCGATCATCCCGCCGCTCCTTTTTGATGGCACCTGGGACGAATGGATCTACAAGGGGCTTGCAATCCTGCTGATCGGCTGCCCCTGCGCTCTGGTGATCTCGACGCCCGCTGCAATCGCCGCTTCGCTGTCGGCAGGCGCGCGGCGCGGATTGCTGATGAAGGGTGGTGCCGTGCTAGAAACGCTCGGCAAGGTCACCGCGGTCGCGCTCGATAAAACCGGTACGCTTACCGAAGGTAAGCCGCGGGTGACCGACATCGTGCCTTTCGAATTGACGGGGGCTCAAGTGCTTTCGCGCACGGCCGTCCTGGAAAGAAACTCCAGCCACCCTCTCGCACTGGCGATCCTCGATCGCGCAAAGAGCGACAAGGTGCCCGTACCGCCGGCCTTTGAGGTGGAAGCCATTCCCGGCAAGGGCATGACCGGCCGCGTCGGCGGTGAAAGACTAGATCTTCTCTCTCCGTCTGCCGCCCGCGAGACGGGCGCCCTGACGGCCGAACAGGACAAGCGCATCGCTGCATTGAACGAACAGGGCAAAAGCGTATCGGTTCTCCTCGTCGACGGCAAAGCCGCCGGTTTCATCGCCATGCGCGACGAGCCGCGCGGGGACGCAAAAGCCGGCCTCAAGATGCTGTCCGATGCCGGTGTCCGGATCATCATGCTGACCGGCGACAACGAGCGCACAGCAAAGGCGATCGGTGAACAGCTTGGTATCGATATACGAGCCGAACTCATGCCCGGAGACAAGCAGCGTATTGTCGGCGAACTCAAGCGCGAAGGCTTCATTGTCGCCAAAGTCGGCGACGGCATCAACGACGCCCCTGCCCTGGCGGCCGCAGATGTCGGCATCGCCATGGGAGGCGGCACGGACGTAGCGCTGGAGACCGCGGATGCGGCGGTCTTGCATGGCCGCGTCGGCGACGTGGCCGCGATGATCGAGCTTTCCAAGCGGACGATGCGTAACATCTTCGAAAATATCGCCATCGCGCTTGGCCTGAAGGCGGTCTTCCTCGTCACGACCGTCATCGGCCTCACCGGCCTCTGGCCCGCAATTCTCGCCGACACGGGCGCAACAGTGCTGGTGACACTCAATGCGCTGCGGCTGCTACGTCCGGTGCGCTAG
- a CDS encoding YidB family protein yields the protein MDRRNLTALLGILAVAGYQNRDKIAAALRELTQGGAQPQTAGTEPGAVPSQPSGGSLGGLLGGLAGGGLSDLVKGGSAGGVLSGGLGGLLDQFTKNGYGDTADSWVSPGANKPIDDRQLSQALGPDVLEELSAKTGLSEDEILKRLSKDLPKAVDDLTPQGQIPNSANFSI from the coding sequence ATGGATCGCAGAAATCTTACGGCATTGCTGGGCATACTCGCCGTCGCCGGCTATCAGAACCGCGACAAAATCGCCGCAGCACTCCGCGAACTCACGCAGGGTGGCGCACAGCCGCAAACTGCCGGCACGGAGCCCGGCGCGGTGCCCTCGCAACCTTCTGGAGGAAGCTTGGGCGGACTTCTCGGCGGCCTTGCAGGCGGTGGCCTTAGCGACCTCGTCAAGGGCGGCTCCGCCGGCGGTGTCCTGAGTGGCGGCCTTGGCGGCCTACTCGATCAGTTCACCAAGAACGGCTATGGCGATACGGCGGATTCATGGGTATCGCCCGGCGCGAACAAGCCGATCGACGACCGGCAGCTCTCTCAAGCGCTCGGCCCGGACGTTCTCGAAGAACTTTCTGCAAAGACGGGCTTGAGTGAGGATGAAATCCTGAAACGCCTTTCAAAGGATCTACCGAAGGCCGTCGATGACCTGACACCACAAGGTCAGATTCCGAACAGCGCCAACTTTTCGATCTGA